A part of Dama dama isolate Ldn47 chromosome Y, ASM3311817v1, whole genome shotgun sequence genomic DNA contains:
- the LOC133053605 gene encoding eukaryotic translation initiation factor 1A, Y-chromosomal-like gives MPKNKGKGGRNKRKGKKENEYKNRNLVFKEDGQEYAQVTKMLGNARLEAVCFDGVTRICHIRGSLRKKVWINSSDIILVGLRDYQDNRADVILKYSADEARSLKAYGELPEYVELSDTDTFETEDDDEIQFKDPAAEGEDPEV, from the exons ATGCCCAAGAATAAAG GTAAAGGAGGCAGAAACAAGCGTAAGGGTAAGAAggagaatgaatataaaaatagaaacctAGTCTTTAAAGAAGATGGACAAG AGTATGCCCAGGTAACCAAAATGTTGGGAAATGCACGGTTGGAAGCAGTGTGCTTTGACGGTGTGACAAGGATATGTCATATCCGAGGAAGTTTGAGAAAAAAG GTTTGGATAAATTCTTCAGATATTATATTGGTTGGTCTTCGAGACTATCAG GATAACAGAGCAGATGTAATCTTAAAGTACAGTGCAGATGAAGCTAGAAGTCTGAAGGCTTATGGAGAGCTTCCAGAATATG TGGAACTTAGTGACACAGATACCTTTGAAACTGAAGATGATGATGAAATCCAGTTTAAGGACCCTGCAGCTGAGGGTGAAGACCCTGAGGTGTAA